Proteins co-encoded in one Polaromonas vacuolata genomic window:
- a CDS encoding polysaccharide biosynthesis protein — MQLRKSLMPFWLVDFLLLSISWWLAFWLRFNFSIPDEFNPLVWLSMPLMLGAYLLGLVLARVYRQVWRYIGLPELRQLGLGVFLGGLLCVAAVLMMRYPQFPRSVLLIHPMLVVLSLGAARAGWRTFAEHTELSPNSQPLLIIGSLEDATSALRVLKGSSQWHCVGIASPLMKEQGAYLQQIPVLGLASEIAEIARSTGATTVLLASPPGSTQRRDALLQANPAGLTLLAMPRADAWLRADGASLHKIELEDLLGREAVQLDMRGLAELFSGQTVCVSGAGGSIGSELCRQIARLGVARLVCIDASEIAVYKLEQELSQAHPHMQGIYYTANVREPERLLAVVQSHQPTVFFHAAAYKHVPLMESNNEIEAVRTNILGTLNAARVAGLCGAKKFVLISTDKAVNPTNIMGATKRMAELVVQSVAREFAATDFVSVRFGNVLGSSGSVVPLFTEQIAKGGPITVTHPDIVRYFMTIPEAARLVLQAGLMGKSGQIYVLDMGEPMKIAELARLMIKLSGRSENEIALVFTGLRPGEKLYEELLADDETTEPTPHAKLRIAKSNGLQAVQIEGVVAWVNDAGAAPSSADIRQWLRSHVPEYQARL; from the coding sequence ATGCAGCTGCGTAAATCACTAATGCCTTTCTGGTTAGTGGATTTTTTGTTACTGAGCATTAGCTGGTGGTTGGCGTTTTGGTTACGGTTTAATTTTTCCATTCCAGATGAATTCAATCCATTAGTCTGGCTGTCTATGCCCTTGATGTTGGGCGCTTACCTGCTTGGCTTGGTGCTGGCGCGGGTCTATAGGCAAGTGTGGCGCTACATAGGTCTGCCTGAATTACGCCAGCTAGGCTTGGGTGTTTTTCTGGGCGGTCTACTTTGTGTGGCTGCGGTGCTGATGATGAGGTATCCACAGTTTCCACGCTCAGTGCTTCTAATTCATCCGATGCTAGTGGTGCTGTCGCTAGGTGCTGCACGCGCCGGATGGCGCACTTTTGCCGAGCATACAGAACTCTCACCTAACTCCCAACCACTGCTCATCATTGGCTCACTGGAAGACGCCACCAGCGCGCTGCGCGTTCTCAAGGGCTCAAGTCAATGGCATTGTGTAGGCATTGCCTCACCGCTGATGAAAGAGCAGGGCGCTTACTTGCAACAAATACCGGTACTTGGTTTGGCCAGCGAGATTGCAGAAATTGCTCGCTCTACAGGTGCAACTACGGTGCTGCTTGCCAGCCCACCGGGTTCAACACAGCGCCGGGACGCGCTGCTGCAAGCTAATCCTGCCGGCTTGACGCTGTTGGCCATGCCGCGCGCTGATGCTTGGCTGCGCGCTGATGGCGCAAGTTTGCACAAAATTGAACTAGAAGACTTGCTTGGCCGCGAAGCCGTGCAGCTCGATATGCGCGGCCTGGCTGAATTGTTCTCTGGACAAACAGTCTGCGTGTCAGGCGCGGGCGGCTCGATTGGCTCAGAGCTTTGCCGACAAATTGCACGCTTGGGTGTGGCGCGACTAGTGTGTATTGATGCTTCTGAGATTGCAGTCTACAAACTGGAACAAGAGCTGAGCCAAGCCCACCCCCACATGCAAGGCATTTACTACACCGCCAACGTGCGCGAGCCAGAGCGCCTGTTAGCGGTTGTGCAAAGCCATCAGCCCACGGTTTTCTTTCATGCTGCGGCCTATAAGCATGTGCCATTGATGGAGTCAAACAATGAAATTGAAGCGGTGCGCACGAACATTTTGGGCACGCTGAACGCCGCACGCGTGGCCGGTTTGTGTGGCGCGAAAAAGTTTGTTTTGATCTCTACCGACAAGGCAGTCAACCCCACCAATATCATGGGTGCGACCAAACGCATGGCCGAGTTGGTGGTGCAAAGCGTGGCGCGAGAGTTTGCTGCGACTGACTTTGTCTCCGTGCGCTTTGGCAATGTGCTGGGCTCTAGTGGCTCGGTAGTGCCGCTGTTCACAGAGCAGATCGCCAAAGGCGGGCCCATCACCGTGACGCATCCCGACATCGTGCGTTATTTCATGACTATTCCTGAGGCTGCGCGGCTGGTGTTGCAAGCCGGTTTGATGGGAAAAAGTGGGCAGATATATGTGCTGGATATGGGTGAGCCCATGAAGATTGCTGAGCTGGCGCGCTTGATGATTAAATTGTCTGGCCGCTCTGAAAATGAGATTGCATTGGTTTTTACCGGTCTGCGCCCGGGCGAGAAACTCTACGAAGAATTACTCGCAGACGACGAAACCACGGAGCCCACACCACATGCCAAACTGCGCATCGCCAAGAGCAATGGCTTGCAAGCCGTGCAGATTGAAGGCGTAGTAGCTTGGGTAAACGATGCCGGTGCCGCACCATCGAGTGCCGACATTCGGCAGTGGCTGCGCAGCCATGTGCCGGAGTATCAGGCGCGGCTGTGA
- the trpA gene encoding tryptophan synthase subunit alpha, whose translation MSRIQATFAKLKTQGRKALIPYVIAGYPFADVTPELMHGMVAGGADVIELGVPFSDPSADGPVIQKAGEKALSMGIGLLQVLQMVREFRQTNTETPVVLMGYANPVERYDIRHAVKTPSDKPQSAFIRDAAEAGVDGMLIVDYPPEECVQFAADLRANNMDLIFLLAPTSTDARMQQVAEVASGYVYYVSLKGVTGAGTLDVDAVAQMLPRIRQHVSVPVGVGFGIRDAQTAQSIGKVADAVVIGSKIIQLIEHQPREQVAATARDFLREIRLALD comes from the coding sequence ATGAGCCGCATCCAAGCTACCTTCGCCAAGCTAAAAACTCAGGGCCGCAAGGCCTTGATTCCCTACGTCATCGCTGGCTACCCGTTTGCCGATGTCACACCTGAACTCATGCACGGCATGGTCGCTGGCGGTGCCGATGTGATCGAGCTGGGCGTGCCTTTTTCTGACCCCAGCGCGGACGGCCCAGTGATTCAAAAAGCCGGCGAAAAAGCCCTCAGCATGGGCATAGGCTTGTTACAAGTTTTGCAAATGGTGCGGGAATTCCGCCAAACCAACACCGAGACGCCAGTCGTGCTCATGGGTTACGCCAACCCAGTCGAGCGCTACGATATTCGCCACGCTGTCAAAACCCCATCTGACAAGCCGCAAAGCGCCTTTATCCGCGATGCCGCCGAAGCCGGTGTGGACGGCATGCTAATCGTGGACTACCCGCCAGAAGAGTGCGTGCAGTTTGCCGCTGACTTGCGCGCCAACAACATGGACTTGATCTTTTTGCTAGCGCCCACATCAACCGATGCCCGCATGCAGCAAGTCGCAGAAGTCGCCAGCGGCTATGTCTACTATGTTTCGCTCAAAGGCGTTACCGGTGCTGGCACCTTAGACGTGGATGCCGTGGCTCAAATGTTGCCGCGCATTCGTCAACATGTGAGCGTACCAGTAGGCGTTGGCTTTGGTATTCGCGACGCGCAGACCGCACAATCGATTGGCAAGGTCGCCGATGCAGTGGTTATTGGCAGCAAAATCATCCAGCTGATTGAACACCAGCCGCGTGAGCAAGTCGCCGCAACCGCACGCGACTTTTTGCGTGAAATCCGCCTTGCGCTAGACTAG
- the accD gene encoding acetyl-CoA carboxylase, carboxyltransferase subunit beta, which yields MSWLEKLLPPKITPTNPTERRSVPEGLWIKCPSCESVLYKADLQKNQNVCPQCSHHHRIGARERLDAFLDAEGRYELGQEVLPVDALKFKDSRKYTERLKDALENTGETDALIVMGGSVHNIGVVVACFEFDFMGGSMGSVVGERFVRGVHAAMEQKVPFICFTATGGARMQEGLLSLMQMAKTNASLTRLAKKGLPYISVLTDPTMGGVSAGFAFIGDVVIAEPKALIGFAGPRVIESTVRVKLPEGFQRAEFLQTKGAVDFICDRRELRKTIASTLAMLQRLPADAVS from the coding sequence ATGTCCTGGTTAGAAAAACTTCTACCCCCCAAAATCACCCCCACCAACCCAACCGAGCGCCGCAGCGTGCCCGAAGGGCTGTGGATTAAATGCCCAAGCTGCGAGTCGGTTCTTTATAAGGCCGACTTACAAAAAAATCAGAACGTCTGCCCGCAGTGCAGCCACCACCACCGGATAGGCGCACGCGAGCGGCTAGACGCCTTTCTCGATGCTGAAGGCCGTTACGAGTTAGGCCAAGAAGTTCTACCGGTAGACGCGCTGAAATTCAAAGACAGCCGCAAATACACCGAGCGGCTGAAAGATGCACTAGAAAACACGGGAGAGACTGACGCACTCATAGTCATGGGCGGCTCAGTTCACAACATAGGCGTCGTCGTTGCCTGCTTTGAATTTGACTTCATGGGTGGCAGCATGGGCAGCGTAGTGGGCGAGCGTTTTGTGCGCGGCGTGCATGCCGCCATGGAACAAAAAGTACCTTTTATTTGCTTTACTGCAACCGGCGGTGCACGCATGCAAGAAGGCTTGCTTAGCCTAATGCAAATGGCTAAAACCAATGCCTCACTGACGCGGCTGGCGAAAAAAGGCCTGCCCTACATCAGCGTATTGACCGATCCAACCATGGGCGGCGTAAGCGCTGGTTTTGCCTTTATTGGTGATGTTGTCATTGCCGAGCCCAAGGCCTTGATAGGCTTTGCCGGACCGCGCGTGATTGAGTCCACCGTGCGCGTCAAACTGCCCGAAGGCTTTCAGCGCGCTGAGTTCTTGCAAACCAAAGGTGCGGTTGACTTTATCTGTGACCGCCGCGAGCTGCGTAAAACCATCGCCAGCACACTCGCCATGCTGCAACGCTTGCCAGCCGATGCAGTGAGCTAA
- a CDS encoding LON peptidase substrate-binding domain-containing protein, with translation MSEPLSLASLPLFPLGSVMFPDGLLPLQIFEVRYLDMIGKCHKAGAPFGVVALTEGSEVKKPANTGPSGDGFANEAFSMVGTLVTIDTFSIPQPGLMMIRCSGTQRFNIQRYEKLKHGLWIADVTQIANDMQVAIPPDLQATANSLGKLIKSLKERQIPADQMPMQEPYQLDDCGWVANRWCELLPMPIELKQRLMELDNPLVRLELVSDILDRTGIAF, from the coding sequence ATGTCTGAGCCATTAAGTCTCGCATCTCTTCCTTTATTCCCCTTAGGTTCGGTCATGTTTCCGGACGGCTTGCTGCCACTGCAAATATTCGAGGTCCGCTACCTCGACATGATTGGCAAATGCCACAAAGCTGGCGCGCCCTTTGGCGTGGTTGCGCTGACCGAAGGCTCAGAAGTAAAAAAACCCGCCAACACCGGCCCTAGCGGCGACGGCTTTGCCAACGAAGCCTTCTCAATGGTCGGCACGCTGGTCACTATAGACACCTTCTCAATTCCGCAACCAGGCTTGATGATGATCCGTTGCAGCGGCACGCAGCGCTTTAATATCCAGCGCTACGAAAAGCTCAAACACGGTTTGTGGATAGCCGACGTTACGCAAATTGCCAATGACATGCAGGTCGCCATCCCACCCGATCTGCAGGCAACTGCCAACTCCCTAGGCAAGCTGATCAAAAGCCTAAAAGAACGCCAAATACCCGCCGATCAAATGCCTATGCAAGAGCCCTATCAGCTCGACGACTGCGGCTGGGTCGCCAACCGCTGGTGCGAGCTGCTGCCCATGCCCATAGAGCTCAAGCAGCGCTTAATGGAGCTAGACAATCCACTGGTCAGACTCGAACTCGTGAGCGACATCCTAGACCGCACCGGGATTGCGTTTTAA
- a CDS encoding phosphoribosylanthranilate isomerase, with protein sequence MTIERTRIKICGLTREQDVDAVVAAGADAVGFVIYPPSQRNVSAERAAELVSRLPAFVTPVLLFVNEPLENIQAACRLIPTAVVQFHGDEAPADCQRLGRPFIRAARIPLGDGAAFFDLVKYTQDFKAAQAILLDAHVEGFGGSGKTFNWSLLPPSVNAHLVLSGGLTHANVIDGILQVRPRAKTLAVDVSSGVEISKGIKCHEKIKQFVAAVRAADEQLARNHVRIPTT encoded by the coding sequence ATGACAATTGAACGCACCCGAATCAAAATCTGCGGCCTGACACGCGAGCAAGATGTGGACGCAGTAGTCGCCGCCGGCGCAGACGCTGTTGGCTTCGTGATCTACCCACCTAGCCAGCGCAATGTCAGTGCCGAACGCGCAGCCGAACTGGTTAGCCGACTGCCAGCATTCGTCACCCCAGTACTGCTGTTTGTGAACGAGCCGCTGGAAAACATTCAAGCGGCTTGCCGCTTAATCCCGACGGCAGTGGTGCAATTTCACGGCGACGAAGCGCCAGCAGATTGCCAGCGCCTAGGCCGTCCGTTTATTCGTGCAGCGCGTATTCCCCTAGGTGACGGTGCGGCATTCTTTGATCTCGTAAAATACACACAGGACTTTAAAGCCGCACAGGCCATCTTGCTAGACGCTCATGTCGAGGGTTTTGGTGGCAGCGGAAAAACATTCAATTGGTCACTTCTTCCTCCAAGCGTCAACGCTCACCTCGTTTTGTCTGGTGGATTGACGCATGCAAATGTGATCGATGGCATTTTGCAGGTAAGGCCACGCGCTAAAACGCTGGCCGTTGATGTGAGCTCTGGCGTTGAGATTTCTAAGGGAATCAAATGCCACGAAAAAATCAAACAATTCGTCGCCGCCGTTCGCGCTGCTGACGAGCAACTTGCAAGAAACCATGTACGAATACCAACAACCTGA
- the trpB gene encoding tryptophan synthase subunit beta — translation MYEYQQPDLKGHFGNYGGSFVSETLTHAINELKAAYAKYQYDPEFIAEFNYELKHFVGRPSPIYHAARMSREQGGAQIYLKREDLNHTGAHKINNTIGQAMLAKRMGKPRIIAETGAGQHGVATATICARYGLECVVYMGSEDVLRQSPNVYRMKLLGATVVPVTSGSKTLKDALNEAMRDWVANVDNTFYIIGTVAGPHPYPMMVRDFQSVIGTECISQMPLMTEGKQPDAVVACVGGGSNAMGIFHPYIAHENTRLIGVEAAGEGMDSGRHSASLQRGIPGVLHGNRTYVLQNEDGQVTETHSVSAGLDYPGVGPEHAFLKDIGRAEYVGITDTEALEAFHYLCKVEGIIPALESAHAVAYAMKLAKTMRSDQTILVNLSGRGDKDIGTIADLSNADFYCRPSCKGQSVKGGQEQIVRLVK, via the coding sequence ATGTACGAATACCAACAACCTGATCTCAAAGGCCATTTTGGCAATTACGGCGGCAGCTTTGTCTCAGAGACACTGACCCACGCAATCAATGAACTAAAAGCTGCTTATGCCAAATATCAGTATGACCCCGAGTTCATCGCTGAATTTAACTACGAACTCAAGCACTTTGTAGGCCGGCCCTCACCTATTTACCACGCAGCTCGCATGAGCCGTGAGCAAGGTGGGGCGCAAATCTACCTCAAACGCGAAGACCTTAACCACACCGGCGCGCACAAGATTAACAACACCATTGGTCAAGCCATGTTGGCTAAGCGCATGGGTAAGCCGCGCATTATTGCCGAGACCGGCGCTGGCCAGCACGGCGTAGCCACTGCGACTATTTGCGCACGTTACGGCTTGGAATGTGTGGTCTACATGGGTAGCGAAGACGTGCTGCGTCAAAGCCCCAACGTCTACCGTATGAAGCTGCTGGGCGCCACAGTAGTGCCTGTCACCAGCGGCAGCAAGACGCTTAAAGACGCGCTAAACGAAGCCATGCGTGACTGGGTTGCCAATGTCGACAACACTTTTTATATCATTGGCACGGTTGCCGGCCCCCATCCCTATCCAATGATGGTCAGAGATTTTCAAAGCGTCATAGGCACGGAATGCATTTCACAAATGCCACTCATGACCGAAGGCAAGCAGCCCGATGCGGTCGTCGCCTGCGTAGGTGGTGGCAGCAATGCCATGGGCATATTTCATCCCTATATCGCCCACGAAAACACCCGTCTCATTGGCGTAGAAGCCGCTGGTGAGGGCATGGACAGTGGTCGACACTCGGCTTCGCTGCAACGCGGCATTCCCGGTGTGCTCCACGGCAACCGTACCTATGTGCTGCAAAATGAAGATGGTCAAGTCACTGAAACGCACAGCGTTAGCGCCGGTCTAGACTACCCCGGCGTAGGCCCAGAACACGCCTTTCTAAAAGACATAGGCCGGGCCGAATACGTGGGCATTACGGATACCGAAGCGCTAGAAGCATTCCACTACCTGTGCAAAGTAGAAGGCATCATCCCCGCGCTTGAGTCAGCCCATGCCGTGGCCTATGCCATGAAGCTAGCCAAAACCATGCGCAGCGACCAGACGATTCTGGTCAACCTCTCTGGCCGCGGCGACAAAGACATAGGCACTATCGCCGACTTGAGCAATGCAGACTTTTACTGCCGCCCCTCCTGCAAGGGCCAATCCGTCAAAGGTGGCCAAGAACAAATCGTGAGACTGGTCAAATGA
- a CDS encoding IS30 family transposase — MIYTHLTRDERYQIAILVKANFNQSEIAKMMDRDKSSISRELRRNRGLRGYRPKQANDKAQERRLACANIPRVADSTWAVVEEKLAEAWSPEQISGHLEASHQPGVSYESIYQYIYADKRAGGTLHKTLRCQKTRKKRSSGRERRGTISHQVSIELRPDIVLERARFGDWEADLVIGAGQKQALVTINERVSRYSIIFHVPFKTAQAVGDALITLLKPFAHCVHTLTTDNGKEFAQHERIASALSADFFFAHPYASWERGANENMNGLIRQFFPKGMRFNCITDDDIALAMHRLNHRPRKCLGYRTPHQVFMEQLESYQHTVALQA, encoded by the coding sequence ATGATTTACACACACCTCACCCGTGACGAACGTTACCAGATTGCAATCCTCGTCAAAGCAAACTTCAATCAAAGTGAAATTGCAAAAATGATGGACCGTGATAAATCGAGCATCAGCCGTGAGTTGCGTCGTAACCGCGGTCTACGAGGCTATCGCCCTAAGCAGGCAAATGACAAAGCCCAAGAACGTAGACTTGCCTGCGCCAATATTCCTAGAGTTGCTGACTCGACATGGGCTGTAGTGGAGGAAAAGTTGGCTGAGGCTTGGAGCCCCGAGCAAATCAGCGGCCACCTCGAAGCTAGCCACCAACCCGGTGTTAGCTATGAGAGCATTTACCAGTACATCTACGCTGACAAACGCGCGGGCGGCACCTTGCATAAAACACTGCGTTGCCAGAAGACGCGAAAAAAACGCAGCAGTGGCCGTGAACGGCGCGGCACCATCTCTCACCAGGTCTCAATAGAACTGCGACCCGACATCGTGCTTGAGCGTGCGCGCTTTGGCGACTGGGAGGCTGATCTGGTGATTGGTGCCGGGCAGAAGCAAGCACTAGTGACGATTAATGAGCGTGTCTCTCGCTATTCAATAATTTTCCACGTGCCATTCAAAACAGCGCAAGCCGTAGGGGACGCGTTAATCACTTTACTCAAACCGTTCGCTCATTGCGTGCACACTCTCACGACTGATAACGGCAAGGAATTTGCCCAGCATGAACGAATAGCTTCTGCGCTGAGTGCAGATTTCTTTTTCGCCCATCCATACGCCTCGTGGGAGCGTGGGGCGAACGAGAATATGAACGGTTTGATTCGCCAGTTTTTCCCAAAGGGGATGCGCTTTAATTGCATCACCGACGATGACATTGCTTTAGCGATGCACAGGCTCAATCATCGTCCTAGAAAATGTTTAGGGTATCGAACGCCGCATCAGGTTTTTATGGAACAGTTAGAGTCCTATCAGCATACGGTTGCACTTCAAGCTTGA
- the truA gene encoding tRNA pseudouridine(38-40) synthase TruA codes for MRIALGISYSGSAYQGWQSQLSGNTVQDKLELALARFSTGPIRVNCAGRTDAGVHALMQVAHFDTSLQRDIASWVRGTNSFLPHDIAVQWAREVPDDFHCRGSATSRRYAYVVLESPVRPSIERGRVGWVFRPLNGPAMQEAAALLIGEHDFSSFRAAQCQAKSPIKTISRIDISQRAGYWRFEFEANAFLHHMIRNIMGCLMAVGQGAQAPDWINQVLAAKRRDAAAPTFSPDGLYFLGPRYEDRYGLPERTAAYDWLP; via the coding sequence ATGAGAATCGCGCTAGGCATCAGCTATAGCGGCAGCGCCTACCAAGGCTGGCAAAGCCAGTTATCGGGCAACACAGTACAAGACAAACTCGAACTGGCCTTGGCACGTTTTTCCACCGGGCCAATACGGGTAAACTGCGCCGGACGCACCGACGCCGGGGTACACGCCTTAATGCAAGTGGCCCACTTTGACACCTCGCTGCAGCGCGACATCGCCTCGTGGGTGCGCGGCACAAATAGTTTCTTGCCGCATGACATCGCCGTGCAATGGGCGCGCGAAGTGCCGGACGATTTTCATTGCCGGGGCAGCGCGACATCGCGGCGTTATGCCTACGTGGTGCTGGAGTCGCCAGTGCGGCCCAGCATTGAACGCGGTCGGGTCGGTTGGGTGTTTCGTCCCCTCAACGGACCGGCGATGCAAGAAGCCGCTGCGTTGCTGATAGGTGAGCACGATTTCAGCTCTTTTCGCGCCGCACAATGCCAAGCCAAATCGCCGATTAAAACGATTTCCCGCATAGACATCAGCCAGCGTGCAGGCTACTGGCGCTTTGAATTTGAAGCCAACGCGTTTTTGCATCACATGATTCGCAACATCATGGGCTGCTTAATGGCAGTCGGCCAAGGCGCGCAAGCGCCTGATTGGATTAATCAGGTCCTAGCGGCCAAGCGGCGCGATGCAGCAGCGCCTACCTTCTCACCCGATGGTCTGTATTTTTTAGGCCCACGCTATGAAGACCGTTACGGCTTGCCAGAACGCACAGCCGCCTATGATTGGCTTCCATGA
- a CDS encoding type III secretion system chaperone, with amino-acid sequence MNNYAKARKLIEGLAQTLTLQGLKLDDENHSCMLLFEGDIVLNIEYDDPEGRLVLSIYLGELPDTGAEPLLRELMGANLYWHRTSGATLCLEEETNAVMLVYGHNVGQLQPDVFENIIENLIKQAEHWQQRIKLVKAEAANSIAGQAAHEAQSPGRTDGFIFG; translated from the coding sequence ATGAACAACTACGCAAAAGCTCGCAAACTCATAGAAGGCTTGGCACAAACGCTAACGCTGCAAGGCTTAAAGCTAGACGATGAAAATCACAGCTGCATGTTGTTGTTTGAAGGCGATATTGTTTTAAACATTGAGTACGATGACCCCGAAGGCCGGCTGGTGCTTTCCATTTACTTGGGCGAATTGCCCGACACAGGCGCTGAACCCTTGCTACGCGAACTCATGGGTGCCAATCTTTACTGGCACCGCACCTCTGGCGCCACCTTATGCCTAGAAGAAGAGACGAACGCGGTGATGCTGGTTTATGGCCATAACGTGGGCCAGCTCCAGCCAGACGTTTTTGAAAACATTATTGAAAATTTAATCAAGCAAGCCGAGCATTGGCAACAGCGCATCAAACTAGTCAAAGCTGAGGCGGCCAATTCGATCGCCGGGCAAGCCGCGCATGAAGCGCAATCACCCGGTCGAACTGACGGATTTATTTTTGGTTAA
- the lysS gene encoding lysine--tRNA ligase: protein MTHPTPAAAVPAPQDENQLIIERREKLKALRSTGIAFPNDIKPSHHAEELFARYAETSKEELETLAIKVHVAGRMMLKRVMGKASFATLQDSSFGPSNGRIQIYINNEGVGEPVHSDFKHWDLGDIVSATGTLFRTKVGELSIHADGLRLITKSLRPLPDKFHGMADQEVKYRQRYVDLIMDADARKRFMSRSKAVSSIRDFMVKNDFLEVETPMLHPIPGGANAKPFKTHHNALNQEMFLRIAPELYLKRLIVGGFERVFEINRSYRNEGISVRHNPEFTMMEFYAAWWNYTDLMSFTEALIRHAAEKVCGSTQLTYAGKPVDLSQPFERLTIREAILKHTPAGDGVDDSVWLTNALKKLGASEEKDRLSTRSLASLQVMYFEETVEDKLWQPTFIMEHPTEISPLARANDSRPEVTERFELYITGREFGNGFSELNDAEEQAARFNAQVAAKDSGDDEAMFYDHDFVRALEYGMPPTGGCGVGIDRLMMLLTDSPSIRDVILFPALRREA from the coding sequence ATGACTCATCCAACGCCAGCCGCAGCAGTTCCCGCACCACAAGACGAAAACCAACTGATTATCGAACGGCGCGAAAAGCTCAAGGCCTTGCGCAGCACCGGCATTGCCTTCCCCAACGACATCAAGCCCAGCCACCATGCAGAAGAGCTTTTCGCTCGCTACGCGGAAACCAGCAAGGAAGAGCTGGAAACCTTGGCCATAAAAGTGCATGTCGCCGGTCGCATGATGCTCAAGCGCGTGATGGGCAAAGCCAGCTTTGCAACCCTGCAAGACTCGTCTTTCGGTCCATCTAACGGCCGCATTCAGATTTATATCAACAACGAAGGCGTGGGCGAGCCGGTTCACAGCGACTTTAAACACTGGGATTTGGGCGATATCGTTTCAGCTACCGGCACTTTATTTCGCACCAAGGTCGGCGAATTGTCCATTCATGCCGACGGTCTGCGCTTAATCACCAAAAGCCTGCGCCCCCTGCCAGACAAATTCCACGGCATGGCCGATCAAGAAGTCAAATACCGCCAGCGCTATGTTGACCTGATCATGGACGCCGACGCACGCAAGCGCTTTATGTCGCGCAGCAAGGCCGTCTCCAGCATTCGAGACTTCATGGTCAAGAACGACTTTTTAGAAGTCGAAACTCCCATGCTGCACCCGATTCCCGGCGGCGCCAACGCCAAGCCCTTTAAGACCCATCACAACGCGCTAAACCAGGAAATGTTTTTGCGCATAGCCCCTGAGCTCTACCTCAAGCGACTTATTGTGGGCGGCTTTGAGCGCGTCTTTGAAATCAATCGCAGCTACCGCAACGAAGGCATTAGCGTGCGCCATAACCCCGAGTTCACCATGATGGAGTTCTACGCGGCTTGGTGGAATTACACCGATTTGATGAGTTTTACTGAAGCTTTAATCCGCCACGCAGCAGAAAAAGTGTGTGGCTCAACCCAGCTGACGTATGCCGGCAAACCAGTTGATTTAAGCCAGCCTTTTGAGCGCCTGACGATTCGCGAAGCGATACTCAAACACACACCGGCTGGTGATGGTGTGGACGACAGCGTCTGGCTCACCAACGCCTTGAAAAAACTCGGCGCGAGTGAAGAAAAAGACCGCTTATCAACGCGCAGTTTAGCGAGCTTGCAGGTGATGTATTTTGAAGAAACGGTAGAGGACAAACTCTGGCAGCCGACGTTCATCATGGAACACCCCACCGAGATTTCACCACTAGCCCGCGCCAACGACAGCCGGCCAGAAGTGACCGAGCGCTTTGAGCTCTACATCACCGGCCGCGAATTTGGCAACGGCTTTAGCGAGCTTAACGATGCAGAGGAACAAGCCGCACGCTTTAACGCCCAAGTCGCAGCCAAAGACAGCGGCGACGACGAAGCCATGTTCTACGACCACGACTTTGTACGCGCACTGGAATACGGCATGCCGCCCACCGGTGGCTGCGGCGTTGGCATTGACCGCTTGATGATGCTGCTCACTGATAGCCCTAGCATTAGGGATGTGATTTTGTTTCCGGCTTTAAGGCGTGAGGCTTAA